ACCAGCCCGTCCCCGAGCGCGACGGCCTCACCGGCGTCCAGCGCCTGTTCCTCAACTGGGCCTACGTGTGGCGCACCAAGCGCCGCAAGGAGCTCGCCGAGACCTTCCTGGCCACCGACCCCCACTCCCCGCCGGAGTTCCGCGCCAACATCGCCCGCAACCTCGCGGAGTTCCACGAGGCCTTCGAGGTCCGGCCCGGCGACCAGCTCTGGCTCGACCCCGAGGACCGCGTCCGGATCTGGTAGCGACCGGGCATCACCCCGACCGGGCGATAGGCGTACGCCCCAGCCCGCCGACCGGGCACTTGTCGCACGCCCCAGCCCGCCGACCGGGCACTTGTCGCCCGCCCCAGCCCGCCGACCGGGCACTTGTCGCACGCCCCGGCCCGCCGATCGGGCAGTCCGCGCACGCCCGGCGTACGACGAACGCCCGCTCGACGCCTCGCGCCGTGCTGCAATCGCCCGCTCGACGCCTCCCGGCGTACGCCAAACGCCCGCTCGGCGACCTACGCGGGCAGCTCCGAGAGCAGCTTCTGGCGCCAGGCCTCGGTCTCGGCGACCTGGTTGAAGGTGAAGACGTGCAGGCCCTCGATGCCGGCAGAGGGCTGGGCGGCCACGACGGCGCAGTCGCGCAGGAAGCGCTCGCCGGTGAAGCCGCCGGGGGCGGCGAGGCGGGCGAAGGTGCCCTTGTGCTTGGCCAGGAAGCGGGTGGACTCCCCGACGCCGATCTTGGTCGCCATGGTGAGCAGCTTGGCGCGGTCGATGGGGCCCGGCATGCCGAGCAGCAGCGGCATGGTGATGCCGCGCAGCCGCATCCGAGCGACCCAGTCGCGGATGGTGGCGGGGTCGAAGGTCAGGTTGCTCACCACGTGGGTGGCGTGGCGGCGCTTGTCCCACATCGCCTGCACCGTGAGGTCGTCGGCGATGGTGGGGTGGCTCTCGGGGTAGCCCGCGATGCCGACGTGGACGAAGGGGTCCTCCAGGGTGGCGAGGTCCTCGAGCAGCCCGAAGGCGTCGGCGTAGTCGCCGGCCGGCTCGGCGTCGCCGCCCGGCACGAAGATCGACGAGATCCCGGCCTCGCGGAGCCGGGCCCGGATCTCGACGAGCTCGACCCGGTCGCGGACCATCCGCGCCGCGAGGTGGGGCACCACGGCGTACCCGTGGCCGGCCAGCCGCTCGCTCAGCGCCAGCGTGGCCTCCAGGCCCTTGCCCGGCGAGGCGGTGACTGTGACCGCGACGTCGGTCGGCACCGAGGCGACCACCTTGTCCTCGGTCGTGGCGGTCGGCAGCACCTCGTAGCGGGTCTGGGTCAGCAGCCGGCGCATCGCCCGGTCGCGGTCGGCGCGCTGCCCGCGCCGGGCCAGCGGCGCCGACTTGTGCACCGACCTCTGGACGGACTTGTGCACGGACTTCAGGGCGGACATGCGGCCTCCTCGGGGAGCAGCGACCGGAGGGCCAGGGCCAGCCCCCCGGCCCCGGTGGGTACGACGTGCAGCGGCAGCCCGAGCCGGTCCGCGGCGTCCTGGGCGAGCGGGCGCAGCTCGGCCAGCTCGGCGGCGTCGTCGCTCTGGGCGAGCCACACGACGCGGGTGTAGTGGCGGAAGTAGTCGTCGCGCAGCTCGGGGTGGCGGTCGAGCCCCAGCTCGGCGACCACGGTGCGCTCGAAGGACCGCACCAGGAAGTCGGTCAGCAGGTAGGTGCCGGGCTCGGCGTCGGTCAGCGCCTCGACGGTCTCCGGGCCGGCGTACAGGTCGTAGCAGTGCAGCCCCGCCAGCCGCGCGACGCCCAGCCGCGTGCAGACCTCGTCGAGCGCGCCGTAGGTGCCGCAGTCGGCGTACCCCACCGCCACCCGGTCGTACGTCGGTCGCAGCTCCTCGACCAGCGCCTCGACGGCCGCCGCGATGCGATCGGGGCGGTTGTGCAGCAGCGGGGGCAGCGGGTGCACGTCGAGGTCCCACCCCTGGGCCGCCGCGACCCGGGCCGCCGGCTGCGCGATCGCACCGCAGGCGACCAGGGCGGTGGCCACCTCAGGCCCCGCCCGGGAAGGACAGCAGGTCCACGAACCGGTCGTTGAACTCCGGTCGGTCGGAGAGCTCGACGTACTCGACGGTGTCGAGCAGGGTGGCCGCACCGACCCGCTCGCGCACCGAGAGCAGCGCCATCTTCGCGCCCTCGCCGGCGACGTTGCCGGCCGAGACGATCCGCAGCACGGGGATCTTGGGCACCAGCCCGATCCGGATCGCCGAGGCGGGCGAGAGGTAGGAGCCGAAGGAGCCCGCCAGCAGCACCTGCTGCACGTCGTCCTGCTCGAGGCCGAGCTGCTCGAGCAGCAGCGCCCAGCCGGTCGCGATCGCGCCCTTGGCGAACTGGAGCTCGCGGACGTCGCGCTGGGAGAGGTAGACGCAGTCGGCGACCTCCGCGTCGGGGGTGGGCCGGTGCAGCACGAAGACGCGCTCCTCGCCGACCTGGGTGAGCCGGTCGGCCAGCAGCGGCAGCGACTCCTTGGCCGCGTCGGCGGTGACGAAGCGGCCCGACGCGTCCAGCAGCCCGACCCGGACCAGCTCGGCCACCGCGTCGACCAGGCCGGAGCCGCACAGGCCCCGGGGCGTGGTGTCGCCGATGACCCCGAGCACGACCGTGCCCTCGGCGGGGTCCACGCGGACCACCTCGATGGCGCCGTCGGCCGCCCGCATGCCGCACCGGATGGCGCCGCCCTCGAAGGCCGGCCCGGCGGGCGCCGCGGTGGAGACGAGGGTGTCGCCGTCGCTGAGCACGATCTCGCAGTTGGTGCCGACGTCGATGAACAGCCGGGTCCGCTTGTCGCGGTCCATGCCGGTGGCGAGCATGCCGGCGACGATGTCGCCGCCGACGTAGGCGCCCAGCGCCGGGAACAGCGCCACCCGGGCCCGCGGGTGCAGGTGCAGGCCGACCTCGCTCGCGAGCACGACCGGCGGGTGGGCGG
This genomic interval from Nocardioides scoriae contains the following:
- a CDS encoding methylenetetrahydrofolate reductase, translated to MSALKSVHKSVQRSVHKSAPLARRGQRADRDRAMRRLLTQTRYEVLPTATTEDKVVASVPTDVAVTVTASPGKGLEATLALSERLAGHGYAVVPHLAARMVRDRVELVEIRARLREAGISSIFVPGGDAEPAGDYADAFGLLEDLATLEDPFVHVGIAGYPESHPTIADDLTVQAMWDKRRHATHVVSNLTFDPATIRDWVARMRLRGITMPLLLGMPGPIDRAKLLTMATKIGVGESTRFLAKHKGTFARLAAPGGFTGERFLRDCAVVAAQPSAGIEGLHVFTFNQVAETEAWRQKLLSELPA
- a CDS encoding DUF1638 domain-containing protein; the encoded protein is MATALVACGAIAQPAARVAAAQGWDLDVHPLPPLLHNRPDRIAAAVEALVEELRPTYDRVAVGYADCGTYGALDEVCTRLGVARLAGLHCYDLYAGPETVEALTDAEPGTYLLTDFLVRSFERTVVAELGLDRHPELRDDYFRHYTRVVWLAQSDDAAELAELRPLAQDAADRLGLPLHVVPTGAGGLALALRSLLPEEAACPP